The Cygnus atratus isolate AKBS03 ecotype Queensland, Australia chromosome 7, CAtr_DNAZoo_HiC_assembly, whole genome shotgun sequence genome includes a window with the following:
- the LOC118246983 gene encoding beta-microseminoprotein-like yields MKSFLAFLLAMGIIVTLGDAYCFTQINKPGESDKGCVLGGKVYPFGHISRTDDCFRCSCTQNQISCCSLFHTPVGYDKEKCKIVFNMKSCNYDVVEKNDPTKKCVVHSRVG; encoded by the exons ATG AAAAGCTTTCTCGCCTTCCTTCTTGCAATGGGCATCATTGTGACACTGGGTGATGCATACTGCTTTACACAAATAAACAAGCCAGGGGAGTCTGACAAAG GCTGTGTCCTGGGTGGAAAAGTGTACCCCTTTGGACATATCTCAAGGACAGATGATTGCTTCCGATGCAGCTGCACCCAAAACCAAATATCTTGCTGCTCCCT CTTTCATACTCCTGTTGGttatgacaaagaaaaatgtaaaatcgTTTTCAACATGAAAAGCTGCAACTATGATGTTGTGGAGAAGAATGACCCCACCAAGAAGTGCGTTGTCCACAGTCGTGTGGGTTAA